GACATAATCTTGCCCGGAAACCGGCCCACCTCCCTCCAGCGTTCCCTCGAATCTCTAGGAACTCACTTCCTCCCTCGTAATCATGAAGGCTGCTCAATCACTCGCTCTTGGCCTCGCCGTTCTCGCTCCCCTAGCTTCTGCTTGGCCTAAATGGCTTCCGGATGTCGATGCCCTGGTTGTGCGCCAGAACGACGAATCTTCCGGTATGTCGTGAGACGTTGCCTTGGTACCGCCGGCAATCCGATGCCTGTGGATCAACATGGCTAACCTTACTTACCAGCACCCGCCGCAACTGAGACCCCCGCCTCCAGAACAGGGGCCACGGCAACACCAACTGCCACGGGGACCGCAGAGGGAACGAGGACCGGCGGTGCGAGGACCACTAACCTCAACACTGCTCAGGGTTCTACTGGGACAGGCACAGCGAGAGGTACACAGACGGGTACTGGCACCAGGACCGGCACCGGCCAGTCCAAGTCGACTGCCTTCGACGAAACGGATCCCCAGGGTTCTGTTGTCATGATTACACCCGCAGCCACGGCACAGTCTATCAACTTGTACAAAATCGGAGACTTTGTCACCTGGGGATGGAACTACACGAACCTCCAGGCTACGCCCACCGccatcgacgtcctcgttTCCTGCTCTTCCATGGCCCAGACCTGGACGCTCACCCAAAACATGAGTTTCGCCCAGCCCGCCTCTTTCACCTGGGACTCGAGCGTGCAGAAGACCGAcgcctcggcgccgctgcGCAACGACGAGTACACCCTTGTCATTTACGATGCTGAATCGAGCGTCAGTGCaactgctgccgccggctACTTGGGCGTCTCCAACAGCTTCAAGTTCGGCATGTACTTGCCCCAAGAATACAAGCCTCTGAACGAGTGGAACTGCGCAGTTTGcaagtcggcggcgccctcttTGAACAGCAAGGCAATTGGTATGGCTGTGGGCATGAGCATGGTCACCGTCGCCAGCTTTACGTGGTTCGTAGCGGGACTCGGCATGTTTTAACGACTTGCTCTAATGACGAAATTTCCCATCTGTAATCTTTGGATTAAACATTTCTTTATTTTATCCCTcaggggaggagggtttTATCACAAGAGCGAGGAGACGAATTGAGCGGTAATCATTCACGGCGGTCATTCACACAAGGGCGGCGTTACATGTCGAAGCATGGTCGGGTAAAATTTGACACCCATATATAGGTTAACTCGGATGTTCATGAGTTGTCTTGATATATAGCTTAATTGACGACACTGGCCGACAGCATGGTCATATGAACCATTTTTGTATCGTCTACACCATGCGCAGGGagaagccgccgcccctctcctccttgtcTCTCCCTTGAAAGATGCCGCTAAAGTCAACGTCACCCAGCTCAACAGCGTTTTGACCGCGGATAGGGGCGTTTGGCTCATgtcgtcttctcctctcctggCCCGCTTTGCTGGGGAAGGTCGGGAACATGCCCTCCTTTTTAGGCTTCGGATCCTCCCTAAAGTACTTGTGTTCCAACATCTCCTTGGCTGACGGCCTTGAGTCTGGATTCAGGGACAGCAGGTCATTCAGCAACGCGCACCCAGCATTCGTCAACGTCGTGAACTTGGTCCGGATTACGGATCCCGTGACCAGCGATGTCTTAGGAAAACGCAACGAGCGCGCGTTGGGCAGGCTCCGGAACGACGGCCACGACTCCTGCGTGGGCACACCGCAGAGCTCAAAGATCTTGGTCACCTGGTCGACCTCATTGGTGCCTTGCAGCAGGGGTTCGCGTGTGAGCAGCTCGCCAAAGATGCAGCCGACGCTCCACATATCGACGGCGCGACCGTAAGCTCGcgcgccgaggagcagctcTGGCGAGCGATACCACAGGGTCACGACGAGCTGCGTCAGTTTCGGCGGGGGGTCGCCGACATACCGCGCCATGCCGAAGTCGGCGATTTTAAGCTGACCACGGTTGTTGAGCAGCAGGTTCGACGTCTTGAGATCGCGGTGGAGGACCCAGTTGTCGTGGAGGTACGCAACGCCCGCCGTCAGCTGCCGGAGCAGTGTCTTGACTTCGGACAGGAGGAAGGGCTCGGGCATATCTTCTAGTATGCTCTTAAGGTCGTGTTCCACGAATTCTAGTACAAGGAATATGCTGTGGTGCAGACGTTAGCATATACCAACCAGTCCAATTTCATGCGGATACCTCAGTCACGGACTTTTCAATCTTTGACGTGTCGTCTCCTACCACAACCTCTTCCAGATTGACGATGTTGCGGTGACTGGAGTCGCGCAGTATCTGTATCTCCCGCAGGCCTGTCACCGGTAACCCGTTGCGGTCGCTCGGCTCGATCTTCAACCGCTTCAGCGCAACCACCTTGCCGCTCGCGGTCTCCTTCGCTCGCGACACCCATCCATACGTGCCCTCTTCGATGTCGTTGAGCTTGTCGTAGTTCTCCACGCTCCGGCACTTGCCCCAGCGGCCGAACGGGAAGCGCATGAGCCTCGCGGCGCCTTCTTTCTTGTCCAACGCATCATCCGCCGTGGCGGGTTCTCTCCCACTGTCTGCGTCCGGGGCGAACTTGCGTCGTTTCGCTGGCCGTGAGTCGCCATTTCCATCGTTGCCGCTCATGGAGCCATTATCGATACTCGCCCTCGTTTGTTGCGCTAATCGTTCCGCCTCGGCTACACGCGCCTTTTCGGCCTTGaggcgcttcttctcctccttttcccGTTTGAGCTTGGCCTCTAGAgcggcatcctcctcgctgTCTGCCCATCTTGACTTTGCGTTGCTTGCCATTGCGATGGCGGCGTGCAGTGTTACCTCGCTGGGTATTGTGTTTTTCTCTTgactcggccgaggcgtGTTCCTGTACTTGTCGGTCGAGGCTACTTTTTTGTAAGATTGTGACGTGCTGTCGTCGTGGGTTATGTGACGGGGAAAATTGGACAGGAGCGAACCTCTGGACGCGCTGGAGTCGCAATGGCAAGTGACGGGGAGGTTGCAGGGATCACGCCAGGTGAGTTGCTCCGACTTTCTTTTTTTGGCCGCCCGGACGGAGCTCTCAACCCATGCTAATCGGTCTACTATGGTAAAgcgtacctaggtaggtcgCTGTGCCCAAGGGCGAGGCCGTTATCTTATCTCGACCAGAAAAGCCGGGAGCTCTTCAGAAGCTTTTATTTCATTCCCCCGTTCCGTCTGGCCCGCGTTCGCGGGAAACGCAAGACCGGTGTCACAGAGCCGAAACGAAACGCGACGAACGATCCTTAAACCAACCCAAGCGAACATACCTCCCTACCGGCCCAGGCAAGCACATGCTGCGGCATCACCACATGCTAATGCGCTACTGAACACGATCCCATCCTTTTTTCGAAGAACCCGGCGATGGTCCCGACGACACGTGCATAAAAGCCTTGGAGTTTGCGCGCGGAGCAAACAAAGGAATAAGAGAACGAGAGTAACCATAAAGTGCATAAAAGAACAAAACATATAACGATGCAACGTCTACTTTCTCGACGAGCTCTGGCGGCTGGCCTGCGAGGGCTCACCGTGCCCCATGCCGCCGCGCCTTGCGCGGTTCGAGGGCATCCGACGGTGCAGGTGTCGAGGGGCTTCTCCTGGACTGTGTCGAGGTGGATGGAGGaaaacgagaagaaggatgaGAGGAAATGGTCCACGCCGCTAGCAAAACAGTTGGCCGAGGCCATTTCGGTATGCGTCATGCACCTCTAGCCCTAGTTGTCAAGGGCCTATTCTGACATTCTGCCATACTAGATGACTGGCCCTGTTCCCCTTGCGAGCTATATGCGCATGTGTTTGACTGGCGATATCGACGGATACTACACGGGCCTGGCTGAGGAGAACAGGGACCAGTTCGGTTTGAAGGGTGACTTTATCACTTCGCCTGAGATCTCCCAGATATTCGGCGAGCTGATTGGCATCTGGTTCGTCACGGAGTGGTTGAGCCAGGGGAAGCCCAAACGAGGCGTGGAGCTCATCGAGGTCGGCCCCGGACGCGGTACACTGATGGACGATATGCTTCGTGTGAGTAAATAAATTGCAAGGATCACATGTGTTGATGGCAGATGGACTGATAACATACAGGCAATCCAGAACTTCAAAGACCTGGCGCAGAGTATCGACGCTATCTACATGGTAGAGGCGAGCCCCCAGCTGCGCGAGACGCAGAAGAACCTCCTCTGTGGCCTTGACGCGCCCATGACTGAGTCCAAGGTTGGCTACCACAGTGTTTGCAAATACACAAACGGTCCCATCGTCTGGACTGAGACCGTCAAGTCCATCCCGCAGAGTAAGCATGACCACGATGTATATGGACAAGAGCACGTATGCTGACAATAGTCCCGACGACACAGGCCCTGAGAAGATGCCCTTCATCGTAGCGCACGAGTTCTTCGATGCTCTCCCCATTCACGTCTTCCAGGCCGTGACCGTCCCTCCTCCACTACCCAAGGAGCCGGCCCCAAGAACTCCTGTTTCCAATAGACCTTCCCCTTCTGGTGAGACTAAGGGGCCCAAGGAGCCCACCGTCGAGTGGCGCGAGATGCTCGTCTCCCCGACCCCGCCAGACGCAGCACATGCGACTATGAACATTCCTAAATCCGAGCAGGGCGACCCGATTCCTGATTTCCAGATGACGCTCTCTTCGGGTCCCACTCGCCACTCGCGGTACCTCCCCGATACCTCGTCCCGCTACCGCCGCCTCAAGGCCACGGTCcccaacgccgtcatcgaggtTTGCCCGGACGCCTCGCTCTATGCCGTCGACTTCGCCAGCCGCATCGGCGGCTCCGCGAAGCACCCCAAACCTCGGCCCTCGGGTGCCGCGCTGATCCTCGACTATGGCACGTCCGAAACCGTCCCCATCAACTCGCTCCGGGGCatccgccgccatcgtcgcgtCAGCCCCTTTTCCAAGCCTGGTCTCGTGGACCTGAGCGCGGATGTCGACTTCACCGCCATcgcggaggaggcgatgCGCGCGACTGAGGGCATCGAGGTCCACGGCCCTGTCGAACAGGGCGCGTTTCTGAGCCAGATGGGCATCAAGCAGCGTGCCGAGGTGCTCGCCCAGCTGCTCAGAGATAAACACCAATTCAAAAAGGCACAGGCCATCAATGAGGCCTGTgagcgcctcgtcgaccgcggccgcggcggaaTGGGCAAGGTCTACAAGGCCATGGCGATCCTGCCTGAGAATAGCGGATTGCGACGacccgtcggcttcggcggcgatATATAACAATGCCGCTGTATGTACTAGTACGATCAGATCACTTGTTGGACGATACCACTCAGATGCGACGAGGGGAGTGGGGTGGGGAGACGTGAAAAATAGACATCATTACTAGCAATCATGTGATTCGACATCCATCTCTAACAACGAAAAAAACTGTATCTCCTGGATGATGAGCCTAAGCGGACGACGCCAATGCCCTCTCTGGAGTGCATGCTGTTGTACATTGCAATTACACGACTGCTAACTTTTATCCAGTACCTGGAAAAACGAAGCCAGCCCTTCTCTATTTCTTTCCTACCAGCTtggcgtcttcctcgtcggaATCATCGGAGAATCTGTCGCCATCTTCTCCAACAGCGAAGATAGTCTCACCATCTAAAGACTCGCGCGGAATGTGTCTTTGCGGCTGTTGCTGGGGCATACTACTCGCGGGCGTAGCCGAAGAAGCGGTGTGACCTGCGAACTGGGAACCTGTGTTGTTGGCCTTTCCCAACTGagcctcctcgtcatcgtccgaATCGTCCGGCGCGCCGATGTCTGCCATTGTGAACGTGCCATCATCGTCCTGGGCAATCTCATCACTCATGGCGAAGCGTCTGTTGTTGGCGGTGGGTCTCCAAACGTAAGCGATGAAGGCCACATCGGCAAAGTAGACAAGGTTCAGCCAGCCGTCGAGGATGAACCATCTTGACTTCCAGTGAAAGGGGACGTAGTCGGGGTCGCTGACAGATGCAAAGCTGAAgctgttgaagaagaagaagccaaaGATGACAAAAATACTGATCAGGATGCACCACCACAGCTTCCTGTACATGGCTTCCTTAGCATGCTGCTTGCGTTCACGCAGGTCCTTCAGCGTAAAGTTTAGAGAGTTCAGGGTCCACACGTAGAAGCCGGTCAGAGTGCCAGCAAGAGGGAGCACGATGAGTAGCACGAAGGGGCCTAGACAAGTCAGTTTGCGAAGACGTCCAAGTCAAGTGTACGGCAACCTACCAGCAGCATCCGGCGTAATCAGCAAGCTCGTGATTGCATACACGAGTCCAAAGATGAAGTGAGCGATCGCGAGCCAGCGCACCCAGATCATAGTGCGTCCAAGTGTGTGCTTCACAACTCCGTATCCCATACACACAATAAGCAGTAGGAAGAATGAGAACGAGTTACGTGCAGCATTCAGGATGGCAACTATGACCAGCAGCACCTTGGAGCCAATGTTTGCGCCATTCCGGTTGAGGTAGTCTGCACGTGTCAGTAGGCTTTTCTAGATCTAGCTCAGCTGCAAATCGCCTTACCATAGAAACCCCAAGTCATCAGCATCTCTACAACCAAGAAGATGAGAATGGCCGTGATGTAGTTTTGGACCGGCACTGTCGATAATTAGTCAAGTGTCTCCAAGCCCTGGAAGTTTTCACTTACAAATATCGTGTCGGTGCTGGTAGTATAAGAAACCCCAGAACCTGGGTAGGGTCAGCAAGGTTTAACGCGGCACAGAGTGAATTGGAATCCCATACACGGCAACCAGAGCATAGAGAATGGTGATCCCTCCGTAAAAAGGTAGCTTCGGGATTTGTGTTGCAGGCAGCTCGCCGTAAGCATTGCGGAACTCAACAACGGCAGTAAACTCGCCCGCAGAGAACTTGTCGGTCAGGACACAGTAGTATCCAGTCTTTCGAATCATGTATTTAGTCGTCTGCGGCTCTTTGAGATGGATGGCTTTCGTCTCGATCATGTTCTTCGACTTGGTGGTGGAATCTGGGTCAATGATAAACTTGCCAATGTCCGTCTGGTTACAGTAGTTCTTCTGGACATATGCGTCCTGGCAA
The genomic region above belongs to Colletotrichum higginsianum IMI 349063 chromosome 2, whole genome shotgun sequence and contains:
- a CDS encoding Cyclin-dependent kinase g-1; this encodes MASNAKSRWADSEEDAALEAKLKREKEEKKRLKAEKARVAEAERLAQQTRASIDNGSMSGNDGNGDSRPAKRRKFAPDADSGREPATADDALDKKEGAARLMRFPFGRWGKCRSVENYDKLNDIEEGTYGWVSRAKETASGKVVALKRLKIEPSDRNGLPVTGLREIQILRDSSHRNIVNLEEVVVGDDTSKIENIFLVLEFVEHDLKSILEDMPEPFLLSEVKTLLRQLTAGVAYLHDNWVLHRDLKTSNLLLNNRGQLKIADFGMARYVGDPPPKLTQLVVTLWYRSPELLLGARAYGRAVDMWSVGCIFGELLTREPLLQGTNEVDQVTKIFELCGVPTQESWPSFRSLPNARSLRFPKTSLVTGSVIRTKFTTLTNAGCALLNDLLSLNPDSRPSAKEMLEHKYFREDPKPKKEGMFPTFPSKAGQERRRRHEPNAPIRGQNAVELGDVDFSGIFQGRDKEERGGGFSLRMV
- a CDS encoding Duf185 domain-containing protein yields the protein MQRLLSRRALAAGLRGLTVPHAAAPCAVRGHPTVQVSRGFSWTVSRWMEENEKKDERKWSTPLAKQLAEAISMTGPVPLASYMRMCLTGDIDGYYTGLAEENRDQFGLKGDFITSPEISQIFGELIGIWFVTEWLSQGKPKRGVELIEVGPGRGTLMDDMLRAIQNFKDLAQSIDAIYMVEASPQLRETQKNLLCGLDAPMTESKVGYHSVCKYTNGPIVWTETVKSIPQSPEKMPFIVAHEFFDALPIHVFQAVTVPPPLPKEPAPRTPVSNRPSPSGETKGPKEPTVEWREMLVSPTPPDAAHATMNIPKSEQGDPIPDFQMTLSSGPTRHSRYLPDTSSRYRRLKATVPNAVIEVCPDASLYAVDFASRIGGSAKHPKPRPSGAALILDYGTSETVPINSLRGIRRHRRVSPFSKPGLVDLSADVDFTAIAEEAMRATEGIEVHGPVEQGAFLSQMGIKQRAEVLAQLLRDKHQFKKAQAINEACERLVDRGRGGMGKVYKAMAILPENSGLRRPVGFGGDI
- a CDS encoding Integral membrane protein — its product is MKAGLCASVLGMSLWTAGALEVKMDQTDENRQRCSGMYSRSAWGGPVDPYINVMFLPKEAPADQDPIVSLVIFEWKDEDLIGVRETPDAENKIGICQDAYVQKNYCNQTDIGKFIIDPDSTTKSKNMIETKAIHLKEPQTTKYMIRKTGYYCVLTDKFSAGEFTAVVEFRNAYGELPATQIPKLPFYGGITILYALVAVFWGFLYYQHRHDILPVQNYITAILIFLVVEMLMTWGFYDYLNRNGANIGSKVLLVIVAILNAARNSFSFFLLLIVCMGYGVVKHTLGRTMIWVRWLAIAHFIFGLVYAITSLLITPDAAGPFVLLIVLPLAGTLTGFYVWTLNSLNFTLKDLRERKQHAKEAMYRKLWWCILISIFVIFGFFFFNSFSFASVSDPDYVPFHWKSRWFILDGWLNLVYFADVAFIAYVWRPTANNRRFAMSDEIAQDDDGTFTMADIGAPDDSDDDEEAQLGKANNTGSQFAGHTASSATPASSMPQQQPQRHIPRESLDGETIFAVGEDGDRFSDDSDEEDAKLVGKK